CCTGGGTCGAGCGACGTCGTCGTCGTTGGTGCTGGCGTCATCGGTCTAGAGATGGCAGTGGCCTTACGGCACAGGGGCAAGAACGTCACCGTGGTGGAGATGTTCGATCAGGTCGTCCCGAGGATCATCGATCAGGACATGGCCAAAGAGGTCCAGTCTCATTGCGAGTCGTTGGGAATAAGGTTCATGTTGGGCACACCTCTTGGATCGATCTCAGGAAATGGGAAGGTCGAGAAGGTCATTGTCAGTGGGAGGGAGATCCCATGTGACATGGTCATCATGGCCACAGGGGTCAGGGCCAATCTTGAACTACCGAACATGATCGGTCTGGACATAGGAGCTTTGGGTGCGGTCCGTGTCAGCCCGACATTGCAGCCCTACAGGAAGGGGAGGTTGTTGAAGGATGTCTATCTTGCAGGCGACGTCGTCATGTGCGAGTCCTCGGTGGCACCAGGCCCGACGATGAGCCAGTTAGGTTCCTCGGCGTTAAGGCAAGGTCGCGTTGCAGGGATCAACGCCGCAGGCGGGTATGCAACACATCCAGGTGTATCGAGCCCGTTCATAAGTCTCATAGGCGAAATCCAAATAGGAGGAGCAGGGCTATCAAAGGGACTGGCCGATTATTATGGCATAAGGACGGTCGAGGGAAAGGCCTCCGGCCTGACAAGGGCCAGATATTACCCAGGAGGGAAGCCTTTGACCGTCAAGGTCCTGGCCGACGTCTCTACCCACAGGTTGGTAGGGGCCCAGGTCATCGCGGGAGAAGAAGTCAATGGAAGGATCAATTGGCTCTCCGCGGTCATCAACAAGCGTACGACCGTCGAGGAGTTCCTCAACGAGATGGAGAACGCCTACTGCCCTCCGACCTCGATGGTCCGCGATACGGTGTTCGACGCCATCGAGGACGTGGCGCGCAAGCTAGTCCCCCAATAAGGTCCGTCGGCAGGATTCAATT
This genomic window from Methanomassiliicoccales archaeon contains:
- a CDS encoding FAD-dependent oxidoreductase, whose protein sequence is MARRIIVVGSGAAGMTAASTARSVSRDAIIDVFTEDRYIAYSPCAIPFVIEGKIKDFGSIVMHTPEWYEKERAIKVHTSTKVTSVDVDARKLTTSKGEAYQFDSLVLATGGTVLFPPVEGTKLPGVFPVRWISDGQAILDALPGSSDVVVVGAGVIGLEMAVALRHRGKNVTVVEMFDQVVPRIIDQDMAKEVQSHCESLGIRFMLGTPLGSISGNGKVEKVIVSGREIPCDMVIMATGVRANLELPNMIGLDIGALGAVRVSPTLQPYRKGRLLKDVYLAGDVVMCESSVAPGPTMSQLGSSALRQGRVAGINAAGGYATHPGVSSPFISLIGEIQIGGAGLSKGLADYYGIRTVEGKASGLTRARYYPGGKPLTVKVLADVSTHRLVGAQVIAGEEVNGRINWLSAVINKRTTVEEFLNEMENAYCPPTSMVRDTVFDAIEDVARKLVPQ